A stretch of the Saccharolobus caldissimus genome encodes the following:
- a CDS encoding thiolase domain-containing protein, which yields MVDVAIVGTGHSKFGNRTDVNLQELAWEAVKQALEESNLDQKDIDMFVVGNAGGWSSEPLSAIVIGEYCNLAPKGTMRVEAACATGSAALRIAYQAIKAGDAKIAMVIGVEQMHQSPNPVAIEMMGRAGNYFWEFENFGLTFPGYYALYATRRMAKFGMKEEDLGQIAIKNHYYGSFNPYAMFQKQIKMDEYMKSRVVAYPLKVYDACPITDGAAAVILASEEVAKKITDSPVWIVSQGFKSGTANLSKRDDFISIDAARLAAEEAYKKARIDFENSWRYFDVAEVHDCFTIAEIMAYEDLGFAKRGEGHLLAREGQTYIGGRIPVNVDGGLKAKGHPIGATGVSMAVSITRQLLYRAHKGTQVDVKNGMGIAHNVGGTGHYAYVTIFSLKKPSA from the coding sequence ATGGTAGATGTTGCAATAGTAGGTACTGGTCACAGTAAATTCGGAAATAGAACAGATGTTAATCTCCAAGAACTAGCATGGGAAGCAGTAAAACAAGCCTTAGAGGAGTCTAATTTAGACCAAAAGGATATAGATATGTTCGTGGTAGGCAATGCTGGTGGGTGGAGTTCAGAACCTCTTTCCGCAATAGTAATAGGAGAATACTGCAATTTAGCACCTAAAGGGACTATGAGAGTCGAAGCTGCATGCGCTACTGGAAGTGCAGCCTTAAGAATAGCTTATCAGGCAATTAAAGCAGGAGATGCTAAAATAGCAATGGTAATTGGAGTAGAACAAATGCACCAATCACCTAATCCAGTTGCCATAGAAATGATGGGAAGGGCTGGGAATTATTTCTGGGAATTTGAGAATTTCGGATTAACTTTCCCTGGATATTATGCACTATATGCAACGCGTCGTATGGCTAAATTCGGAATGAAGGAAGAGGATTTGGGACAAATCGCGATTAAAAATCATTATTATGGCAGCTTTAATCCCTATGCCATGTTTCAAAAGCAAATAAAAATGGACGAATACATGAAGTCCAGAGTTGTAGCTTATCCATTAAAGGTATACGATGCTTGTCCAATAACTGATGGTGCTGCAGCTGTAATATTGGCATCAGAAGAAGTGGCTAAAAAAATAACAGACTCTCCAGTATGGATAGTCTCACAAGGGTTTAAATCTGGAACAGCTAATTTATCTAAAAGAGACGATTTCATATCAATAGATGCCGCAAGATTGGCTGCTGAAGAAGCTTATAAGAAGGCTAGGATTGATTTTGAGAATAGTTGGAGGTATTTTGATGTTGCGGAGGTTCACGATTGTTTTACTATTGCCGAAATAATGGCCTATGAGGATTTGGGGTTTGCAAAAAGGGGAGAGGGTCATTTACTAGCTAGGGAGGGGCAGACATATATAGGAGGGAGAATACCAGTAAATGTTGATGGGGGATTAAAGGCAAAGGGACACCCAATAGGGGCTACAGGGGTAAGCATGGCAGTATCAATAACAAGACAACTACTATATAGGGCTCATAAGGGAACACAAGTAGACGTGAAAAACGGCATGGGAATAGCACACAACGTAGGAGGAACAGGACACTACGCATACGTAACAATATTCTCCTTAAAGAAGCCTTCAGCGTGA
- a CDS encoding MFS transporter: MGYFDNVPTSIKAKSFFVSSAGFFLDGYDLSVISFAVYFIANEFKLTSIQTGLVTSASLIGMIFGAILFGWLSDKMGRSRIMGIDLIFFAMFGLTSALSQNFLELFISRLLLGIGIGGDYPVSSTLMAEFSPSISRGRYLTGSVSMYWVGTLLSALVTLFFLPLGPYFWRWVFLVGAIISIPIILIRIRLSESPRWLISKGIIKDSNLPRQEDENKGVKGYLDLFKGEVLYVTIFVSSVWFLFDVASYGIGLYYPFILRQFAFPSNYEVLYGTMLIGVGAIIGYIIAEFFIDSLGRRVVLLVGLGSMALLLILGGLIKVTGTLLVPYFMSFVALEQWAGAVTLFYPTELFPTSVRSSGQGFATSVSRIGAVLGVTYFPTMTKLLGFSASLLVFGIICTLAFIISLLMAKETKKKSLEESSIGLKTI, from the coding sequence ATGGGATATTTCGATAATGTTCCCACTAGCATTAAGGCTAAATCATTCTTTGTCTCATCTGCAGGTTTCTTTCTAGACGGATATGATTTATCCGTAATATCTTTCGCTGTATATTTTATCGCAAATGAATTTAAATTAACATCAATACAAACGGGACTAGTCACGTCAGCGTCGTTAATAGGCATGATATTTGGGGCTATATTATTTGGCTGGTTATCAGATAAGATGGGAAGGAGTAGGATAATGGGCATAGATTTAATCTTTTTTGCAATGTTTGGATTAACTTCAGCATTATCTCAAAACTTCCTCGAACTTTTTATTTCAAGATTGCTTTTGGGAATAGGAATTGGCGGTGATTATCCAGTTAGCAGTACTTTAATGGCTGAGTTCTCTCCCTCAATTAGTAGGGGAAGATATCTAACTGGTAGTGTATCCATGTATTGGGTAGGAACTCTTCTCTCAGCCTTAGTTACGCTATTTTTCTTACCGTTAGGACCTTATTTTTGGAGATGGGTATTCCTAGTTGGGGCTATAATATCTATTCCTATAATTCTAATCAGAATACGTCTTAGTGAATCACCGAGATGGTTAATCTCTAAGGGAATTATAAAGGACAGTAATTTACCCAGACAAGAGGATGAAAATAAGGGGGTTAAGGGCTATCTGGACTTATTTAAGGGAGAAGTATTATATGTTACTATCTTTGTCTCTAGCGTATGGTTCCTCTTTGATGTAGCTTCTTATGGAATAGGGCTCTATTACCCATTTATATTAAGGCAATTTGCTTTTCCTTCAAATTACGAAGTACTTTATGGTACTATGTTAATAGGTGTAGGAGCTATCATAGGTTATATAATAGCAGAATTCTTCATTGATTCCTTAGGTAGGAGGGTGGTCCTTTTAGTGGGATTAGGCTCTATGGCTTTACTACTAATATTGGGAGGATTAATTAAGGTTACGGGAACTCTTTTAGTACCCTATTTCATGTCGTTTGTGGCCTTAGAACAATGGGCAGGTGCAGTAACGTTATTCTATCCAACTGAACTCTTTCCGACTTCAGTTAGATCTAGTGGACAAGGTTTCGCAACTTCCGTTAGCAGAATAGGTGCAGTTTTAGGTGTAACATACTTCCCTACAATGACTAAATTATTAGGATTCTCAGCTTCCCTATTAGTATTTGGAATTATTTGCACTTTAGCATTTATAATATCCTTACTCATGGCTAAAGAGACTAAGAAAAAATCCTTAGAAGAGTCCTCAATAGGACTTAAAACTATCTAG
- a CDS encoding acetoacetate decarboxylase family protein, whose protein sequence is MKGKLNISQVFAMPGNAPLYLKPPAYYRDCQILMGIFKGNPDGISETIPDNLDLVTLGDNKPLFLYFQAYYPFSSLYGSYNEVVLAPLVLYQNQPHLFVSYIYVDNDAALTAGREIWGFPKKFANMKLEIKGESVEAVLERPAGRKLISAQMRIERQAKLEELQSSGIGSSPTLLLKIIPNPDAESKPSIELVKVEVKMMPRVSTSDNSLELWTGKLLLNFVEESLTDPLFKFGPVELVSAYFGRFDMILPPGKVIYKYI, encoded by the coding sequence ATGAAGGGTAAATTAAATATAAGCCAAGTATTTGCCATGCCTGGTAACGCTCCTCTATATTTAAAACCGCCAGCCTACTATAGGGATTGTCAAATACTGATGGGAATATTTAAGGGAAATCCAGACGGAATTAGTGAGACAATACCGGATAACTTGGACTTAGTAACGTTAGGAGACAATAAGCCATTATTCCTCTATTTCCAAGCATATTATCCCTTTTCAAGCCTTTATGGATCATATAACGAGGTTGTATTAGCTCCCTTAGTCCTTTACCAAAATCAACCCCATCTCTTTGTTTCATATATTTACGTGGATAATGACGCTGCTCTTACTGCCGGTAGGGAAATATGGGGATTTCCCAAGAAGTTCGCTAATATGAAATTGGAAATAAAGGGAGAAAGTGTAGAGGCAGTTTTAGAGAGACCGGCTGGAAGAAAGTTAATAAGTGCTCAAATGAGGATTGAGAGGCAGGCGAAGTTAGAGGAATTGCAATCATCTGGAATTGGCTCGTCTCCAACTCTTCTCCTTAAAATAATTCCTAATCCAGATGCGGAATCTAAACCTTCAATAGAATTAGTTAAAGTTGAAGTTAAAATGATGCCTAGAGTTTCAACGAGTGATAATTCCTTGGAATTATGGACTGGGAAATTATTACTAAACTTCGTAGAGGAAAGCTTGACAGATCCCTTATTTAAATTCGGTCCAGTGGAACTAGTAAGTGCCTATTTCGGAAGATTTGACATGATACTGCCACCTGGAAAAGTTATATATAAATATATTTAA
- a CDS encoding MaoC family dehydratase, whose product MSSNKTPPLTFDDFEIGMKFVSPRITVTDAHIVLFAGLSGDFNPLHVDDIFAKKTIFGSRIAHGLLTITLLSGHMGMLVAGTAIAFLEMHTKFLKPVRVGDTIYGEAEVIDKKPVEKYNGGVVTIRSLIKNQNNEVVVESESKLLVSRVRMY is encoded by the coding sequence ATGTCCTCAAATAAAACACCGCCTCTAACTTTCGACGATTTCGAAATAGGGATGAAATTCGTATCTCCTAGGATAACGGTAACAGATGCTCACATAGTCCTTTTTGCAGGATTAAGCGGTGATTTTAATCCTTTACATGTAGATGATATCTTCGCTAAGAAAACTATATTTGGAAGTAGAATTGCTCATGGATTATTAACTATAACTTTACTTTCTGGGCATATGGGTATGTTAGTTGCTGGCACTGCGATAGCATTTCTAGAAATGCATACTAAATTCTTAAAACCTGTTAGGGTTGGAGATACAATTTATGGAGAAGCTGAGGTAATAGATAAAAAACCAGTCGAAAAGTACAATGGCGGTGTAGTAACAATAAGATCCCTTATAAAAAATCAAAATAACGAAGTTGTAGTAGAATCTGAGTCTAAACTTTTAGTTTCAAGGGTAAGAATGTATTAA
- a CDS encoding long-chain-fatty-acid--CoA ligase — translation MVSPIYDYQLTIDKIIEWAAYAYPDQEIVYAPPKAPKVRLTYSKLHERVRRMASVLSQFKIKQGDKENLGTRIGVMDWNTSRFLELYYAIPMTGAVMHTVNVRLSPEEMAYTINVAEDEIIFTNEDFLPLLSSLLPKLPTVKKVIVMSDKNEDIDVKLPNVEVYEYEKLSREGDPNYTPPELDENTIATLVFTSGTTGLPKGTYFRHRDIVLHSIVVNAGVWNAPPLNLTHKDVWLQIPPLFHAHGWGSPYSSLLLGMKSVYPGRYDWNHIIRIIKEEGVTYTAGVPTMLYLIINSPELANYDLRGFKFIVAGQAIPKGLYEEAKKKGILISQGMGMTETAPLMGGLTFKPKMENWPEEKKEEYILYRAGRPAPLVFVRVVDPDMKDVPKDGKTMGEIIVRAPWMTRGYYKDPKKTEETWRGGWLHTGDLAVWDEEGYIAYVDRVKDVIKSGGEWIPSTRLEDLISTHPGVAEVAVIAAKHEKWIERPVAIVTPKQEYKGKLTENDIIQHLNKFVNQGVIPKWWIPDKVIILEGELPKTSTGKTDKKVLRDKYSNILIQK, via the coding sequence ATGGTAAGTCCTATCTATGACTATCAATTAACTATAGATAAGATAATAGAATGGGCCGCTTATGCCTATCCTGATCAAGAAATTGTTTATGCTCCCCCTAAGGCTCCTAAGGTTAGACTAACTTATTCTAAACTCCACGAAAGAGTGAGGAGAATGGCGAGCGTATTAAGCCAGTTTAAGATAAAGCAAGGTGATAAGGAAAATTTGGGTACTAGGATAGGTGTTATGGATTGGAATACAAGCAGATTTTTAGAATTATATTACGCAATACCTATGACTGGAGCAGTAATGCATACAGTTAATGTGAGATTATCCCCAGAGGAAATGGCATACACTATAAATGTAGCTGAGGACGAGATAATATTTACTAACGAAGATTTCCTTCCTCTATTATCTTCCTTACTTCCTAAGCTGCCTACGGTAAAGAAGGTTATAGTAATGAGTGATAAGAATGAAGACATTGATGTGAAGCTACCAAATGTTGAAGTATACGAATATGAGAAATTAAGTAGAGAAGGAGATCCAAACTATACTCCTCCAGAACTTGACGAAAATACAATTGCCACCTTAGTGTTTACCTCTGGGACTACTGGTCTACCTAAGGGGACGTATTTCAGACATAGGGACATAGTGTTACACAGTATTGTAGTAAATGCAGGGGTATGGAATGCACCACCCTTAAACCTAACTCATAAGGATGTCTGGTTACAGATACCGCCTTTGTTTCATGCTCATGGATGGGGATCTCCTTATTCTTCTTTATTATTAGGGATGAAATCTGTATACCCAGGGAGATATGACTGGAATCACATTATAAGAATAATTAAAGAGGAGGGGGTAACATATACTGCTGGGGTCCCAACTATGCTTTATTTAATTATTAACAGTCCAGAATTGGCAAATTACGATCTTAGAGGATTTAAATTTATTGTTGCTGGCCAAGCAATTCCTAAGGGTCTATATGAGGAGGCTAAGAAGAAAGGGATATTAATATCTCAAGGAATGGGAATGACTGAAACTGCTCCTCTGATGGGAGGTTTAACTTTTAAACCTAAAATGGAGAACTGGCCGGAAGAGAAGAAAGAGGAATATATTTTATATAGAGCGGGAAGACCGGCTCCATTAGTTTTCGTTAGAGTTGTAGACCCAGATATGAAAGACGTTCCTAAAGATGGGAAGACTATGGGTGAAATAATAGTTAGAGCACCATGGATGACCAGAGGGTATTATAAAGATCCTAAGAAGACAGAGGAGACTTGGAGAGGAGGATGGCTTCACACTGGAGATTTGGCCGTCTGGGATGAAGAAGGATATATTGCTTATGTAGATAGAGTAAAAGACGTTATAAAGAGTGGAGGAGAGTGGATACCCAGTACTAGGCTTGAGGATTTAATATCTACACATCCTGGAGTAGCTGAGGTTGCAGTAATAGCCGCTAAACACGAAAAGTGGATAGAAAGACCAGTAGCAATTGTAACTCCTAAGCAGGAATATAAGGGGAAATTAACTGAAAATGACATAATACAACATTTAAATAAATTCGTGAATCAAGGTGTTATTCCAAAATGGTGGATTCCAGATAAGGTTATAATTTTAGAGGGAGAGCTTCCCAAGACTAGTACGGGAAAGACGGACAAGAAAGTTTTAAGAGACAAGTATTCAAATATTCTAATCCAAAAATAA
- a CDS encoding Zn-ribbon domain-containing OB-fold protein produces the protein MGVTEIRERQFNEIDKKALEQIDLLIKNSGMPIMRDLKTNNLLWIDVRELTQRFMIPIGRIYKFFDQLSKGKIIGTKCPKCGSIYFPPQDDCTKCKVSGLDVIELSGEGELLTYTIITVKPVSFMHYQDYIVGIARLKEGINILAWVNEKPEDVKVGMKVKVNVVKREPEGYFTYELRKIQ, from the coding sequence ATGGGCGTTACTGAGATTAGAGAGAGACAATTTAATGAAATCGATAAAAAGGCTTTAGAGCAGATAGATCTATTAATTAAGAATAGTGGAATGCCTATAATGAGAGATTTAAAGACTAACAATCTTCTTTGGATAGACGTTAGGGAGTTAACACAGAGATTTATGATTCCTATAGGGAGAATATATAAGTTTTTTGATCAGTTATCTAAGGGAAAAATTATAGGAACTAAATGTCCTAAATGTGGATCAATATACTTCCCTCCTCAAGATGATTGTACTAAGTGTAAAGTGTCTGGTCTTGATGTTATAGAACTCTCTGGAGAGGGAGAGCTATTAACTTATACTATCATAACTGTGAAACCAGTTAGTTTCATGCATTATCAAGACTACATAGTTGGCATAGCGAGGCTAAAGGAGGGAATAAATATTTTAGCGTGGGTTAATGAAAAACCTGAAGACGTAAAAGTTGGAATGAAGGTAAAAGTAAATGTAGTGAAGAGGGAACCCGAGGGTTATTTCACATACGAGTTAAGAAAAATCCAGTAA
- a CDS encoding SCP2 sterol-binding domain-containing protein translates to MKFPSLEWAEKLCNEINNIEIDEIRSWNWDILFILRNVKNNNDMKFKVKIKAGKCLGVEEDGDADYVIEGDYKIWKSILLGELDLAVALLTGKLKLIKGDRLNLLRHIRAAVNIASIIRARGLTNDLEIM, encoded by the coding sequence ATGAAATTTCCTAGTCTCGAATGGGCTGAGAAGTTATGTAATGAAATAAATAATATTGAGATAGATGAGATAAGGTCGTGGAACTGGGACATATTATTTATACTAAGAAATGTGAAAAATAATAATGATATGAAATTTAAGGTAAAGATAAAGGCAGGGAAGTGCTTAGGAGTTGAAGAAGATGGAGATGCCGATTACGTAATAGAGGGGGATTATAAAATATGGAAGTCCATATTATTAGGCGAATTAGACTTAGCAGTAGCCTTACTAACTGGTAAACTTAAATTAATTAAAGGGGATAGGCTCAATTTATTAAGACATATTAGAGCTGCAGTTAACATAGCGAGTATAATAAGGGCTAGGGGATTGACTAACGACCTGGAAATTATGTAA
- a CDS encoding AMP-binding protein has translation MELYSLSKIRKFIKEVEENPLKFWWETRKMIKWIVEPKDVAEGDPPKIKWYIGGKSNICWNAIDVNLDENKDKVAFYYMNENGFTKAITYWDLFYEVNRVSYLLKELGVKKGDTVSLLMPNIPEALYFALAIYRLGGIIAMHYLGLSPQTFAERLNDSGSKILVTASKGFRNGSEIRIKDYVDKVLSEYKTPVEKVIVVGRGFSDFNLVQNRDLLYEDIAPKGKIYVKPEEIESNDPVIIAYTSGTTGKPKGIYSSLAYIVASTWALKAVLGFREGEDVIWILSDLGWLTWGGNIHFIPQKRLTGVIFEGFIGYKRELFSRVIERFNVNLVWMPTTLLNMLKSLGEESVKAGDISSLRLILNTGEPLNPGTWQWLRENMPDVVIADSYWMTEYGFPIAATPFGLGEIPYKPGSAGLKFFGVKVVDDDGKPLPPNQKGYIVLSMLNPAMGRLWNDPDMERFIKIYTSRFPNYVYTGDYGFYDNDGYLYVLGRVDDIILAGGNRVGTMEIEGILVSNPDIAEAAVVGYNRNNNYRVAAFIVPKAGINISIDSVRNYLRDKGYSVDDIFIVRRLPKTKSAKIMRRLLRALLSNEPLGDISALDDINVLNELRAVINK, from the coding sequence ATGGAACTATATTCATTATCTAAAATTAGAAAGTTTATAAAGGAAGTTGAAGAAAATCCCCTTAAGTTTTGGTGGGAGACTAGAAAAATGATAAAATGGATTGTGGAACCTAAGGATGTAGCGGAAGGAGATCCACCGAAAATAAAGTGGTATATAGGAGGGAAATCGAATATATGTTGGAATGCAATAGACGTTAATCTCGATGAAAATAAAGATAAAGTTGCATTTTATTATATGAATGAAAACGGATTTACTAAAGCGATAACTTACTGGGATCTATTCTATGAGGTAAACAGAGTAAGTTACCTATTAAAAGAATTGGGCGTTAAAAAGGGAGATACTGTATCCTTATTAATGCCTAATATCCCAGAAGCATTATACTTCGCCTTAGCAATATATCGATTAGGAGGGATAATAGCAATGCACTACCTTGGCTTATCACCACAGACCTTCGCTGAGAGGCTAAATGATAGTGGCTCTAAAATTCTGGTAACTGCATCAAAGGGATTTAGAAATGGGAGTGAGATAAGGATTAAGGACTACGTCGACAAAGTATTAAGTGAGTATAAAACTCCCGTGGAGAAGGTAATAGTAGTAGGTAGGGGATTTTCGGATTTTAACTTAGTTCAGAATAGGGATTTGTTGTACGAAGACATAGCTCCTAAGGGTAAAATTTACGTTAAGCCAGAAGAGATAGAGTCTAACGATCCAGTAATAATTGCTTATACCTCTGGCACTACTGGAAAGCCTAAGGGAATATATTCCTCTTTAGCATATATAGTAGCTTCAACATGGGCACTTAAGGCAGTTTTAGGATTCCGTGAGGGAGAAGATGTGATTTGGATTCTCTCAGATTTAGGATGGTTAACCTGGGGAGGAAATATTCACTTTATCCCCCAAAAGAGATTAACTGGGGTAATATTCGAGGGTTTCATAGGGTATAAAAGGGAATTATTCTCAAGGGTTATTGAGAGGTTTAACGTTAATTTAGTATGGATGCCCACCACGCTACTTAACATGCTCAAGAGCTTAGGTGAGGAATCTGTAAAGGCAGGAGACATAAGTTCATTAAGATTAATACTAAATACTGGAGAACCTCTTAACCCTGGAACATGGCAATGGTTAAGGGAGAACATGCCTGATGTAGTTATCGCTGACTCATATTGGATGACTGAATACGGTTTTCCCATAGCTGCAACTCCTTTTGGACTAGGTGAGATTCCCTATAAGCCTGGTTCAGCTGGGTTGAAATTCTTTGGCGTTAAGGTAGTTGACGACGACGGTAAACCTTTACCACCTAATCAGAAAGGTTACATTGTTTTAAGCATGCTTAATCCAGCAATGGGTAGACTGTGGAATGACCCTGATATGGAGAGGTTTATAAAAATTTACACTTCGAGGTTTCCCAATTACGTTTATACTGGTGATTACGGATTTTATGATAATGATGGATATCTTTACGTTTTAGGAAGAGTTGATGATATAATATTAGCTGGCGGTAATAGGGTAGGGACTATGGAAATTGAAGGGATTTTAGTGAGTAATCCCGATATAGCAGAAGCCGCTGTAGTAGGTTATAACAGAAATAATAATTATAGAGTAGCTGCCTTTATAGTACCTAAGGCTGGTATCAACATATCAATAGATAGTGTTAGAAATTATCTAAGAGACAAGGGATACTCAGTAGATGACATCTTCATAGTTAGGAGATTACCTAAAACTAAGAGTGCTAAGATAATGAGGAGATTACTTAGGGCTCTACTTTCCAATGAGCCATTAGGGGACATATCGGCTTTGGATGACATTAACGTATTAAATGAGTTAAGGGCGGTTATAAATAAATAA
- a CDS encoding mandelate racemase/muconate lactonizing enzyme family protein, with protein sequence MKISDIKTYRVKIPLREPIQFSWEPFPNTHFEFMLIEVVNNKGTKGYSATQFAAQTEVAIRGLKPLLKGLDVEDFLANDRLLELGSWFFGRVGAIEVALWDLLAKEENLPLYKLFRGNRKRIRVYASTGRLAKAEEIINLIKKYYDMGIEVVKIRFHRTNVNDDLNIVKEIRKEFGEQVKIAVDANQAWGLVPPFWNRYDALKAAKELERYNIEWLEEPLFKDDIEGYVWLKRNTNIKIAAGELEHNFWIFKKFIEENALDIVQADVIYSNGISECIKIALMAQVNGLLFLPHAWDPGLGWLANLHLVASLPENLTPYLETPLDPLWWFNDVIQFAFKEGIEIENGYVKVPEKEGLGIELDIEKIKKFVT encoded by the coding sequence ATGAAAATAAGCGATATTAAAACGTATAGAGTTAAAATACCGTTAAGAGAACCTATACAATTCTCATGGGAACCATTTCCTAATACTCACTTTGAATTTATGTTAATAGAAGTTGTAAATAATAAGGGTACTAAAGGATATTCTGCGACACAGTTTGCAGCTCAGACTGAGGTTGCAATAAGGGGTCTAAAACCGTTATTGAAGGGATTAGATGTGGAGGACTTCTTAGCCAATGATCGGCTTCTAGAATTAGGCAGTTGGTTTTTCGGAAGGGTAGGTGCTATTGAGGTAGCTTTATGGGATCTCTTAGCTAAGGAAGAGAATTTACCATTATATAAACTATTTAGGGGAAATAGGAAGAGAATTAGGGTATACGCTAGTACTGGAAGATTAGCTAAAGCCGAGGAAATCATTAATTTAATTAAAAAATATTACGATATGGGTATTGAAGTCGTTAAAATAAGGTTTCACAGAACTAATGTAAATGATGATTTAAACATAGTTAAAGAAATAAGAAAGGAGTTTGGAGAACAAGTTAAAATCGCAGTAGATGCTAATCAAGCTTGGGGACTAGTTCCCCCGTTCTGGAATAGATACGATGCGTTAAAGGCAGCTAAGGAGTTAGAGAGATATAATATAGAATGGTTAGAGGAACCCCTTTTTAAGGACGACATAGAAGGTTATGTGTGGTTAAAAAGAAATACTAATATTAAGATAGCTGCTGGAGAACTAGAGCATAACTTCTGGATATTTAAAAAGTTTATTGAAGAGAATGCTTTAGACATAGTCCAGGCTGACGTAATCTATTCTAATGGAATTAGTGAATGCATTAAAATAGCCTTAATGGCTCAAGTTAATGGCTTACTATTCTTACCCCATGCTTGGGATCCAGGATTAGGATGGTTAGCTAATTTGCATTTAGTTGCGAGCTTACCAGAAAATTTGACTCCTTATTTAGAAACTCCTTTAGATCCATTATGGTGGTTTAATGATGTAATTCAGTTTGCCTTTAAGGAAGGAATAGAAATAGAGAACGGTTATGTAAAAGTACCAGAAAAAGAGGGACTTGGAATTGAGTTAGATATTGAAAAAATTAAAAAATTCGTTACATAA
- a CDS encoding amidohydrolase family protein produces MGYVDSHVHIWVEEILSEEMKRRISDIAKNAENRTNINDVIKEMDEANLDYVVNIVYPSREMWGSNEEIVIRAINFFRKYSDRFSIVGGVQVNHLSESETKYWIEKQYEAGVSGFKVHPPHMWLKPNAYRQEEGGLKQLEILYEFSQDHKMPIIIHTGTSYFPFARNKYGDPVFADDISVDFPKLSIILAHAGRPIWVNTAFQLARIRRNIYLDLSSIPPRKVLEYLPRLEEIKDKCLYGSDYPDIGVKGIKENLLEFLQIQISKEAMDKIVQINPKNFFKPLSYTR; encoded by the coding sequence ATGGGATATGTAGATTCTCATGTTCATATTTGGGTAGAGGAAATCCTATCTGAGGAAATGAAGAGGAGAATAAGTGACATTGCTAAAAACGCTGAGAATAGAACGAATATAAATGACGTAATTAAGGAGATGGATGAGGCAAACTTAGACTATGTGGTCAATATAGTATACCCATCAAGAGAAATGTGGGGATCTAATGAAGAAATAGTGATAAGAGCAATCAATTTCTTTAGAAAATATTCCGATAGATTTTCTATAGTTGGAGGGGTTCAAGTAAATCATTTATCTGAAAGCGAGACTAAATACTGGATAGAGAAGCAATATGAGGCTGGAGTATCTGGCTTTAAGGTTCATCCTCCCCATATGTGGCTTAAACCTAATGCCTATAGGCAGGAAGAGGGAGGACTAAAACAGTTAGAAATACTATATGAATTCTCACAAGACCATAAAATGCCCATTATAATTCACACTGGAACGAGCTATTTTCCATTTGCCAGAAATAAATATGGAGATCCAGTATTTGCTGATGATATATCAGTGGACTTCCCAAAGCTTTCAATTATATTAGCTCATGCAGGAAGACCTATTTGGGTAAATACCGCATTTCAATTAGCTAGAATCAGAAGGAACATTTACTTAGATCTATCAAGTATACCACCGAGGAAAGTGTTAGAATATTTACCCAGATTAGAGGAGATTAAGGATAAATGCCTTTATGGTAGTGATTACCCAGATATTGGAGTAAAAGGAATTAAGGAAAACTTACTTGAATTTCTACAGATACAAATCTCTAAGGAGGCTATGGATAAAATAGTTCAAATTAATCCTAAAAATTTCTTCAAACCATTAAGTTATACTAGATAG